In one Halorubrum sp. CBA1229 genomic region, the following are encoded:
- a CDS encoding orc1/cdc6 family replication initiation protein translates to MATFTRDTEIFRNEDMLREDYQPDSITAREDEISTYTAALQPIVNGAQPRNIFLYGKTGVGKTAVSRYLLEQLQRDTEQYDDVDLSVCWLNCTNLSSSYQVAVNLVNQLRPADDQISTTGYPQQRVFDILYEELDQVGGTVLLVLDEIDHIGSDDEILYEIPRARSNGYLSKAKPGVIGISNDFGFRDDLSPKVKDTLCEEEIHFSPYNAPELRAILDGRVAGAMYDDAVDDAVIALCAAIAAQDTGSARQALDILYKSGEIARTNSEKRLTEEHVHQAREKLEQSQVEHGMRELTKHGHLALVAMLQLAFEQETPARIRDVYPLYRRIADASNVDPLVRRRMHDHLADLAMLGILDRQMKNEGRAGGHYYQYKFDVNLDIVGDVVRDFDSIVLPTGVATRVT, encoded by the coding sequence ATGGCTACGTTCACACGAGACACGGAGATCTTCCGCAACGAGGATATGCTCCGTGAGGATTACCAGCCGGATTCGATCACCGCTCGCGAGGACGAGATTTCGACATACACTGCTGCGCTTCAGCCGATCGTCAACGGCGCACAACCCCGGAACATCTTCTTGTACGGAAAGACGGGCGTTGGGAAGACCGCGGTATCTCGGTACCTACTGGAGCAGCTACAGCGGGACACGGAGCAGTACGACGACGTCGATCTCTCGGTCTGCTGGCTCAACTGTACGAACCTCTCGTCATCTTACCAAGTCGCGGTTAACCTCGTGAACCAGCTGCGACCCGCAGACGATCAGATCAGCACGACCGGGTATCCCCAACAGCGCGTCTTCGACATTCTATACGAGGAATTAGACCAGGTCGGCGGGACCGTTCTCCTCGTCCTCGACGAGATCGACCACATCGGCAGCGACGACGAGATCCTGTACGAGATCCCGCGAGCCCGGTCGAACGGTTACCTCTCGAAAGCGAAGCCGGGCGTGATCGGCATCAGCAACGATTTTGGCTTCCGCGACGACCTCTCTCCGAAGGTGAAAGACACCCTCTGTGAGGAGGAGATCCACTTTTCGCCGTACAACGCCCCGGAACTGCGAGCTATTCTCGACGGGCGAGTGGCCGGTGCCATGTACGATGACGCGGTGGACGATGCCGTGATCGCCTTGTGTGCTGCCATCGCAGCACAAGACACGGGAAGTGCCCGTCAGGCGTTGGATATTCTGTACAAATCTGGTGAGATCGCACGGACGAACAGCGAGAAGCGACTAACAGAGGAGCACGTCCACCAGGCTCGTGAGAAGCTCGAACAGAGCCAAGTCGAACACGGGATGCGCGAACTAACGAAACACGGACATCTTGCACTCGTAGCGATGTTACAGCTCGCGTTCGAGCAGGAGACCCCGGCACGGATTCGCGACGTATACCCGTTGTATCGACGTATTGCAGACGCTTCTAACGTCGACCCGCTCGTTCGTCGTCGCATGCACGACCATCTCGCGGATCTAGCGATGCTTGGCATCCTCGATCGGCAGATGAAAAATGAGGGACGGGCAGGTGGACACTACTATCAGTACAAGTTCGACGTGAACTTAGATATCGTCGGCGACGTCGTTCGAGATTTTGACTCGATTGTGCTCCCGACAGGTGTGGCGACACGGGTCACATGA
- a CDS encoding flippase codes for MPEEATETKSEKGDSLRSITDGASLFFGGKVLSNGLGFVFNLILTRVLGATLYGIYTYANTITGFFVVFARLGTGKSLLRFIPSSSNEPARQNWVTGLAYLTALLGSVVIGTALFVLAPIINTLTLEEPLLVDVLRILAIVLPFNTLSNLTNSVFRATEQLEYQIIITNVLKPIIRILAVLSAFTLGYSLIGAVAALAIGGVLTFGIAISLLYSRTDIHPTGKRSRGSVSEFYNFSLPLTLKDLGQKLYTRVDILMVGFFLSGSVVGVYRVSILLATFLTLPLSGINQLFPPIASGLYSNGRIDELESIYKIVTRWVFTVVIPAALVLTVYSSEVLRIFGDDFSGGGLVLLFFGIAQLTNCAVGPSGLLLMMTNHQYLNLVNQWVLGVLNVVLNYVLILEFGFIGVAVATAGTLTVINVVRVIEVWYVEGMTPYSKKYWKPIIAGLISILVMLGWRSFLSGYPLLIIGAATGALVFVAVLVLLGIEQDDQEFYAENIRPRFK; via the coding sequence ATGCCTGAGGAAGCTACTGAAACAAAATCTGAAAAAGGTGATTCGTTACGCTCGATCACCGATGGAGCGTCGCTATTCTTCGGAGGAAAGGTCCTATCGAACGGTCTCGGATTCGTTTTCAATCTGATTTTAACCCGTGTTCTCGGAGCGACGCTTTACGGGATTTACACCTACGCGAACACGATCACCGGCTTCTTCGTCGTTTTTGCCCGACTCGGAACCGGAAAATCACTACTCCGATTCATTCCCAGTTCGTCGAACGAACCTGCTCGACAGAATTGGGTGACAGGTCTCGCGTACCTGACTGCCTTACTCGGAAGTGTCGTGATCGGAACTGCACTGTTCGTGTTAGCACCGATAATTAACACTCTCACTCTCGAAGAACCACTTCTAGTCGACGTACTCCGGATATTGGCAATCGTCCTTCCGTTCAATACCCTCAGTAATCTCACTAATTCCGTGTTTCGCGCCACGGAACAACTTGAATATCAGATCATCATAACGAACGTCCTCAAGCCGATAATCCGGATTCTTGCCGTTCTGTCGGCGTTCACGTTGGGGTATTCCCTGATCGGAGCAGTTGCCGCGTTGGCTATCGGAGGCGTTCTGACGTTCGGGATCGCTATCTCGCTTCTATACTCGAGAACAGATATTCATCCAACCGGAAAGCGATCGCGAGGAAGCGTCTCCGAATTCTACAACTTCTCACTTCCGCTGACTCTGAAGGATCTCGGACAGAAACTCTACACCCGCGTTGATATTCTCATGGTTGGATTTTTCTTGTCCGGGTCAGTCGTCGGTGTGTATCGTGTTTCGATCCTACTCGCAACGTTTCTCACGCTTCCCCTGTCCGGGATCAACCAACTGTTTCCCCCTATCGCTTCCGGACTGTATTCTAATGGAAGGATAGACGAGCTCGAATCGATCTATAAAATCGTAACGCGGTGGGTGTTCACCGTAGTGATTCCTGCCGCGCTGGTGCTTACGGTTTACAGTTCTGAGGTACTGCGTATCTTTGGCGACGATTTCTCTGGGGGCGGGCTCGTTTTACTCTTCTTCGGGATCGCTCAACTGACCAACTGTGCCGTTGGTCCAAGTGGATTGTTGCTCATGATGACGAATCATCAATATCTGAATTTGGTCAACCAATGGGTGCTTGGAGTGCTAAACGTCGTTCTCAATTACGTACTTATACTCGAGTTCGGATTCATTGGTGTAGCAGTAGCGACAGCAGGGACGTTGACCGTCATCAACGTCGTTCGGGTGATTGAGGTCTGGTACGTCGAAGGAATGACTCCGTATTCGAAAAAATATTGGAAACCAATAATTGCTGGTCTGATTAGTATTCTCGTCATGCTCGGGTGGCGATCGTTCCTTTCCGGATACCCGTTACTAATAATCGGAGCTGCAACAGGAGCCCTCGTGTTCGTCGCAGTGCTAGTTTTGTTGGGTATCGAACAGGATGACCAGGAATTCTACGCGGAAAATATCAGACCTCGATTTAAATAA
- a CDS encoding LTA synthase family protein, translated as MSEDWDNLILLDACRFDQFERLNTINGDLQTRTSLGSGTPEFLTKNFEGTTHHDTVYITANPMYRTKSLKDVFHEVIDVWGSEWDDQQKTVRPEKMAEATLEAYEEFPGKRIISHFMQPHYPFIGDSAREIGDHAGYEWAYRRVQGEDATRDHSTIWALLDEGKVDVEAVWRAYDENLEIALPHVERLVNTFDEKVVVTSDHGNLVNERITPFGKRVSGHPIETYTDELRKVPWLVISGETRKEIHEEEPQEHTNGDSDVVVDRLADLGYVNT; from the coding sequence ATGTCCGAGGATTGGGATAATCTGATACTTCTCGATGCGTGTCGGTTTGACCAGTTCGAACGCTTGAACACTATTAATGGAGACCTACAAACGCGAACGTCTCTTGGATCTGGTACGCCAGAGTTTCTGACAAAGAACTTCGAAGGAACAACGCACCACGATACGGTGTACATTACCGCAAATCCCATGTACCGGACAAAGAGCCTCAAGGACGTCTTTCATGAGGTGATTGACGTGTGGGGGTCCGAGTGGGACGATCAACAGAAGACTGTCCGACCTGAGAAGATGGCTGAGGCGACCTTGGAGGCATATGAGGAATTCCCGGGTAAGCGGATTATATCACACTTCATGCAGCCTCACTACCCCTTTATTGGGGACTCCGCACGCGAAATAGGAGACCATGCTGGATACGAATGGGCATACAGACGCGTTCAAGGAGAGGACGCTACGCGGGATCATTCGACTATATGGGCGCTGCTTGACGAGGGTAAAGTCGACGTGGAAGCCGTCTGGAGGGCATATGACGAGAACTTGGAAATCGCTCTTCCTCATGTCGAGCGGTTAGTGAACACATTCGACGAGAAAGTAGTGGTTACGTCCGATCACGGCAATCTTGTGAACGAACGGATCACTCCATTCGGGAAGCGGGTATCCGGACATCCGATCGAGACGTACACGGACGAATTACGCAAAGTACCGTGGCTGGTCATTAGCGGCGAAACTCGCAAGGAGATCCATGAGGAGGAACCACAGGAGCATACGAACGGGGACTCGGATGTCGTTGTTGATCGCCTCGCCGATCTCGGATACGTAAACACGTGA
- a CDS encoding FkbM family methyltransferase → MRFRDLAGERSVVEDLLNDLDSDDIFYDIGANVGTYTCFAAAKLGPGRTFAFEPEPENADRLRENLDLNNLDAEIVQIALSNTNGTVDLALTGDEAGEGKHAIATGDDGQTLEVETARGDSIIKERELPKPTVVKIDVEGAELSVLRGLRETLRENCQLVYVEVHKEKIEDFDGEVSEVKTLLTDAGFEVAETFQRGSDVFLRASK, encoded by the coding sequence ATGCGCTTTCGCGATCTTGCTGGCGAACGTTCCGTCGTTGAAGATCTGCTAAACGATCTCGATTCGGACGACATCTTCTACGACATCGGTGCCAACGTCGGAACCTACACTTGTTTTGCTGCTGCCAAACTTGGTCCTGGTAGGACGTTCGCGTTCGAACCCGAACCAGAGAATGCGGATCGACTACGAGAAAACCTCGACCTGAACAATCTTGACGCCGAAATCGTTCAGATCGCGCTATCTAACACTAACGGTACCGTCGATCTCGCTCTCACTGGCGACGAGGCAGGCGAGGGTAAACACGCCATCGCGACCGGTGATGACGGACAGACTCTTGAAGTTGAGACTGCCAGAGGTGACTCGATAATCAAGGAACGCGAACTGCCGAAACCCACAGTCGTCAAGATCGACGTTGAGGGAGCCGAACTCTCCGTACTCCGAGGACTTCGAGAAACCCTTCGCGAGAACTGTCAACTGGTGTACGTCGAAGTACACAAGGAAAAGATCGAGGACTTTGATGGAGAAGTATCTGAGGTGAAAACACTCCTCACAGATGCTGGGTTTGAAGTGGCAGAGACCTTCCAGCGTGGAAGCGATGTCTTTTTACGGGCGTCAAAGTAG